One genomic window of Deltaproteobacteria bacterium includes the following:
- a CDS encoding transglycosylase domain-containing protein has protein sequence MILHVVLHSDYVGYWLNNKAENAFTKHGVAFKASKPAQIQWPGKVVFHDIEVGCDDWQLNATQISIQPTLSALFHGFFTDEINIKVNQASLHTDNFSSDLNWHVDSGEFSVKQLHDDWRIFANLYFKHGSKALLAASIAKKIRVQIAIQDAQFEDLPPLLIKKLAKNLSGKWYGIVALQSARDLKNINLALRLYTKNLNISDLSNEMLEIGPVVLDINALATFNRSEQQLNFSSANIALGPQRELRASVYGYANLKKEGLLRLHANVHAPEMKHLLAVLPQTLQLPSDAPKANGIFNAKFDINGSFHKPLDWQIVAKLDLKGMRSTTIDLNLAKLKHSFTYQTTNAFGENYSFIVGPERDLFVPLAQLPSYVADAVTTSEDAGFFAHQGFDFNEIKNSVFAVVQAGKAVRGGSTITQQLAKNLYLSKEKTYVRKIREALIALALESNLTKHRLLEIYLNIIEWGPGIYGIGAAAQYYFNKDARDLTPREAVYLASVIPNPLRYYRQKIREDVSLAWSNRLDSILTRMSERGRLDAQSYVHALDDQLNFNN, from the coding sequence GTGATTTTGCATGTAGTTTTGCATAGTGATTATGTTGGCTACTGGCTTAATAATAAAGCTGAAAATGCTTTTACCAAACATGGAGTTGCTTTTAAGGCGTCTAAGCCAGCTCAAATCCAATGGCCGGGTAAAGTGGTTTTTCATGATATTGAGGTAGGTTGTGACGATTGGCAATTAAATGCAACTCAAATCTCAATACAGCCGACTTTATCTGCTTTGTTTCATGGTTTTTTTACTGACGAAATAAATATTAAGGTTAACCAGGCCAGTTTGCATACTGATAATTTTTCATCAGATCTTAATTGGCATGTTGATAGTGGTGAGTTTTCAGTTAAACAGTTGCATGATGATTGGCGCATATTTGCTAATTTGTATTTTAAGCACGGTAGCAAAGCATTATTAGCTGCCAGCATTGCCAAAAAAATTAGAGTGCAAATAGCCATACAAGATGCACAATTTGAAGATCTTCCTCCTTTATTAATAAAAAAATTAGCTAAAAACTTAAGTGGCAAATGGTATGGAATAGTAGCTTTACAGTCAGCACGTGATCTAAAAAATATTAATCTCGCTCTGCGGTTATATACTAAAAACTTAAATATTTCTGATTTAAGTAATGAGATGTTAGAAATTGGTCCAGTAGTATTAGATATTAACGCCTTAGCAACTTTCAATCGTAGCGAGCAGCAACTTAATTTTTCTTCAGCTAACATTGCATTAGGACCACAACGAGAATTACGAGCCTCGGTTTATGGTTATGCAAACTTGAAAAAAGAAGGTTTGTTGCGCTTACATGCAAATGTACATGCACCAGAAATGAAGCATCTATTAGCAGTATTGCCGCAAACATTGCAGCTACCATCAGATGCACCAAAAGCTAACGGTATATTTAATGCAAAATTTGATATAAATGGCTCATTTCATAAACCTTTAGATTGGCAAATAGTTGCAAAGCTTGATCTTAAAGGTATGCGGTCAACTACTATAGATTTAAATTTAGCTAAGTTGAAACATTCGTTTACTTATCAAACGACCAATGCCTTTGGCGAAAACTATAGTTTTATAGTCGGACCAGAACGAGACCTATTTGTGCCACTGGCGCAATTACCATCATATGTCGCCGATGCCGTAACCACCAGTGAAGACGCTGGCTTTTTCGCACATCAAGGTTTTGATTTTAATGAAATCAAAAATAGTGTCTTTGCTGTTGTGCAAGCTGGCAAAGCAGTACGTGGCGGCTCTACAATTACTCAGCAGCTAGCAAAAAATTTATATCTATCTAAAGAGAAAACTTATGTACGCAAAATACGCGAGGCCTTAATTGCCTTAGCGCTTGAAAGCAATCTTACCAAACATCGTTTATTAGAAATTTATCTTAATATTATTGAGTGGGGACCGGGGATATATGGTATCGGCGCTGCGGCGCAATATTATTTTAATAAAGATGCAAGAGACTTAACACCACGCGAGGCAGTATATTTAGCTAGCGTCATTCCAAACCCCTTACGCTATTATCGGCAGAAAATACGCGAGGATGTCAGTTTAGCCTGGAGCAACCGTCTAGATAGCATTCTCACACGTATGAGTGAAAGAGGCAGACTTGACGCACAAAGTTATGTCCATGCGCTGGATGACCAGTTAAATTTTAACAACTAG
- a CDS encoding 3-isopropylmalate dehydratase small subunit yields the protein MQDTKRIAISGRSVVVAGNDIDTDRIIPARYLRTVVFDGLGEHVFEDDRASLKAVGKVHPFDEPQNQGAEILVVNKNFGCGSSREHAPQAIMRWGIRAIVGENFAEIFLGNCVAIGIPCCCLSHEDIQTLMNVIAATPEAQVKVDLEQRLVSISDKSFNLEMPEGMRQQFITGRWDSTTELLENVEAIKARVASLGYFTKFA from the coding sequence ATGCAAGACACAAAACGCATCGCCATCAGTGGCCGCTCGGTAGTAGTTGCTGGCAATGATATTGATACTGATCGCATTATCCCTGCTCGTTATTTACGTACAGTAGTGTTTGACGGCTTAGGTGAGCATGTTTTTGAAGATGATCGCGCCTCACTTAAAGCCGTAGGCAAAGTGCACCCCTTTGATGAACCACAAAATCAAGGCGCCGAAATATTAGTAGTAAATAAAAACTTTGGTTGTGGTTCATCACGCGAACATGCACCGCAAGCGATTATGCGTTGGGGTATTCGCGCTATTGTGGGTGAAAACTTTGCCGAAATCTTTCTAGGTAACTGTGTGGCTATTGGGATACCTTGCTGCTGTCTCAGTCATGAAGATATTCAAACACTCATGAATGTAATTGCTGCAACACCAGAGGCACAAGTTAAAGTTGATCTCGAACAACGCCTAGTGTCAATTAGCGATAAAAGCTTTAATCTTGAAATGCCTGAGGGTATGCGCCAGCAATTTATCACTGGGCGTTGGGATTCTACTACTGAATTATTAGAGAACGTCGAAGCTATCAAGGCGCGTGTAGCAAGCTTAGGTTATTTCACCAAATTTGCTTAG
- the leuC gene encoding 3-isopropylmalate dehydratase large subunit, which yields MGKTLYEKVFDQHVVRQLSSGQYQLLMGLHLLHEVTSPQAFAMLRERRLKVMYPERTFATVDHIIPTADSARPYKDAMAEEMMKSLEKSVKDFGIRFFSPAANENGIVHVVGPERGLTQPGMTICCGDSHTATHGAFGALAFGIGTSQIRDVLATQTMAMGKLKVRRIEVNGKLCPGVYAKDVVLYIIGKLGVNGGVGYAYEFGGTLFDNFTMEERMTVCNMAIEGGARCGYVNPDQTTYDYLHGREYAPKYDNWSRAVEYWESIKSDADAVYDDRVVYQGEDIPPVVTWGTNPAQSISVTDTIPYTEQLAEADRDAAKEAYEYMGVNPGQPLLGTKIDVAFIGSCTNGRLSDFAEVVKYLKKDNYKVQPHVRALVVPGSVAVAREMIARGWDKIFTNAGFAFREAGCSMCLAMNPDKLVGRELCASSSNRNFKGRQGSPTGRTLLMSPVMVAASAIAGKIADAREVFGIN from the coding sequence ATGGGTAAAACACTCTATGAGAAAGTATTTGACCAGCACGTGGTACGTCAATTGTCGTCAGGGCAATACCAATTGCTTATGGGTTTGCATTTGTTACACGAAGTAACTTCGCCACAAGCCTTTGCCATGCTTCGCGAAAGACGCTTAAAAGTAATGTATCCTGAACGTACTTTTGCCACGGTAGATCATATTATTCCGACTGCTGATTCAGCGCGTCCGTACAAAGATGCGATGGCCGAAGAAATGATGAAAAGTTTAGAGAAAAGCGTAAAAGATTTTGGCATTCGCTTTTTCTCACCAGCAGCTAATGAGAACGGTATTGTTCATGTTGTTGGTCCAGAGCGTGGTTTAACTCAACCTGGTATGACCATTTGTTGCGGTGATTCACACACTGCAACACACGGTGCTTTTGGTGCTTTAGCATTTGGTATTGGTACTTCGCAAATTCGCGATGTGCTCGCCACTCAAACTATGGCCATGGGCAAACTTAAAGTACGCCGCATTGAAGTTAATGGCAAACTCTGCCCAGGTGTCTATGCCAAAGATGTTGTGCTCTACATCATTGGTAAACTTGGGGTTAATGGTGGCGTTGGCTATGCTTACGAATTTGGTGGCACGCTCTTTGATAATTTTACCATGGAAGAGCGCATGACTGTTTGCAACATGGCCATTGAAGGCGGCGCGCGTTGTGGTTATGTAAATCCAGATCAAACCACCTACGATTATTTACATGGTCGTGAGTATGCACCCAAATATGATAATTGGTCACGTGCCGTTGAGTATTGGGAAAGCATTAAGAGTGATGCTGACGCGGTTTACGATGATCGCGTGGTTTATCAAGGCGAAGATATCCCACCGGTTGTAACTTGGGGCACCAACCCCGCGCAATCTATTAGCGTTACCGATACCATACCTTATACTGAACAACTTGCAGAAGCTGATCGTGATGCTGCTAAAGAAGCTTATGAATATATGGGAGTTAACCCAGGGCAACCGCTTCTCGGCACTAAAATCGATGTCGCGTTTATTGGTTCTTGCACCAATGGTCGCTTAAGCGATTTTGCCGAAGTAGTTAAATATCTTAAAAAAGATAACTATAAAGTGCAACCGCATGTACGGGCTTTAGTCGTACCAGGTTCAGTCGCCGTTGCCCGCGAAATGATAGCACGTGGTTGGGATAAGATATTCACCAATGCTGGTTTTGCCTTTCGCGAGGCGGGTTGCTCAATGTGCTTGGCGATGAACCCTGATAAACTTGTGGGTCGCGAATTATGTGCTTCATCGTCAAACCGTAACTTCAAAGGTCGTCAAGGCTCACCAACTGGCCGCACTTTGCTTATGAGCCCAGTTATGGTGGCCGCATCAGCAATCGCTGGAAAAATCGCTGACGCCCGCGAGGTATTTGGGATTAACTAA